The genome window CTCGACCTTATGCACTTTTTCTTCAAAATTGCCGTCCTCGCCGGTGCTGTCGGTTTTCTTGAAGTGCAGATAGAAGAAATCGTACTTGTCCCAGTTTTCCTGTAGGGCCTTTACCTTGCCCTCTGGAGCGTCTTCCACCCCTTCCACCGGCAGCACCTCCATGCCCACCAGGCTGGCCAGCCCTTTGTACATGGGGTAGCTGGCAATGCAGGCCGGCGTGAGGTGGTACACCTTGGAGAATAGAGGGAAACGGGGGCGTTCGGAGATACCCCGGAACAACGCACCGTTGATCTGGGGTTCATCGGCCAGCACCTCGCGGATGCGCTCGGACAGTTGGTTGAGCACTCGAGCGGTTCGCTGGCTCCCAGCGCCGGCGGTTTTGGGCTCGGCCTGCAAGGGAGGCACGCCGGTTTTCTGGGGGTCGGTGTCGGAAACCTGCTCACTCAGCCCCTCGCCGCGCAAAATCACCACAAAACGGTGCTCGCTTTCGGTGTAGAAGCTTACCTGCACCCCCTCGAGCTCCTGGATGGCGGCCTTTAGCCTGTCCACCACCCGCCGGTTCTCCGCGTCGCTGGGCCGGCCTGCCCGGCGGTCTTTGACCAGTCCGGCGGCGTCCAGGGTGGCAAAGTTGCCGCGCACCGCTACGTCACCGTCTTTGAAGTCGGCCCCAATCCCGATGGCCGAGAGCGCCCCGCGCCCCACCAGGTACTTGAAGGGGTCGTAGCCAAAGAGCGAGAGGTGGCCGGGGCCGGAGCCGGGGGCCAGACCGGGGTAGACCGGGGTCAGGAGCCCCAGGGCGCTTTTTTGCGCCAGGACATCCAGGTTGGGGGTATGCGCTGCGGCCAGCTCGGTGGGGCCGCCGGGGGTCTGGGGCAGGCCGCCTACGCCGTCCAGCACAACCAGGAGAATCTTGGTGGGGGTTTTTTGCGATAGCTCTGTGAGGATGGGGAGCATGTCCATGCGCCCATTCTACCGAGGGAGTAGCAGTGCGATAGACACACGGGCCAGGCGCATGGCGGGTAGGGCCCTCAGTAAAAGATGGGGGGTCGGCTCGACATCCACTCCTCGGGCAGCAGGCTGTACATGTAAAAATCCCAGGGCTCCCCCCGGATCCAGCGCCAGCGGCGCAGAAGCCCCTCGCGCTGGAAGCCCAGTTTTTCCAGCGCCCGCTGCGAGCGGGGATTATGCACGTGGGCAATGGCCT of Meiothermus sp. contains these proteins:
- a CDS encoding 2,3-bisphosphoglycerate-independent phosphoglycerate mutase, producing the protein MDMLPILTELSQKTPTKILLVVLDGVGGLPQTPGGPTELAAAHTPNLDVLAQKSALGLLTPVYPGLAPGSGPGHLSLFGYDPFKYLVGRGALSAIGIGADFKDGDVAVRGNFATLDAAGLVKDRRAGRPSDAENRRVVDRLKAAIQELEGVQVSFYTESEHRFVVILRGEGLSEQVSDTDPQKTGVPPLQAEPKTAGAGSQRTARVLNQLSERIREVLADEPQINGALFRGISERPRFPLFSKVYHLTPACIASYPMYKGLASLVGMEVLPVEGVEDAPEGKVKALQENWDKYDFFYLHFKKTDSTGEDGNFEEKVHKVELFDHLLPDLLALKPDVLAITGDHSTPSVLKAHSWHPVPLLLHGPYLRNDTARRFTEDEAARGSLGHLRGVELMPLLLAHAGKLQKYGA